Below is a genomic region from Candidatus Palauibacter scopulicola.
GTTCCTCGTAGCCGGCCACGGAGTGGACGGCGAGCATGCGGCCCTGGGCGTCGAGGCGCAGGAAGCCGGCGCGGGCGCGGAGGCCGCCGATCGAGTGTCTGGGAGCAGCGGCGCCAGCCGCTTCGACGTCCTAGCTGTCTGGAGGACGGGGCACTTGGAGATCCTTGCAGATCTTTCTGGCGAGGTCCCGGTTGATGTAGAGGGTGTGGTTCCCGCCCTCCCGCAGGAAGGCGCACCCATGTCGCGTCAAGTGCCGCAGCAAG
It encodes:
- a CDS encoding addiction module toxin, HicA family, yielding MKRRDLLRHLTRHGCAFLREGGNHTLYINRDLARKICKDLQVPRPPDS